The DNA sequence AATTACTAAAGGCATTCTGTAATTTTACTGATGGATCGGGTGTTTCTACGTCGCCATCGCGAGGAGCGAAGCATTTCCGATAGAGTGCGATGATCTCTTCAACCGTTGCTTGCCGTGGATTGTTCGCAGGACTTCCACTTGCGATGGCATCCTTCGCCATTTGCTCAATGACAGCCTCAAATTTTTCCTTCTCAATACCGATTTCACCGAGTCGTGGCATCTGAATATCGGTGACGAGTCGTTCCACGGCATCAATCGCGGCGTCCGCCTGTTTCATCGGGGATAACCCATCGATCGGCTCGCCCATGGCGCGTGCAATATCAGCAAAGCGATCAGGTGCACCGACGACGCTAAATTCCATTACATCCCGTAACAACACCGAATTTGACAACCCGTGGTGGATGTGGAAATACGCACCGATGGGCCGCGACATCCCGTGCACTAAAGCGACAGACGAATTGCTGAACGCCATGCCTGCGATAGACGCACCGATCATCATATCCGTGCGGGCTGGGATGTTTTCACCGTCCGCCCACGCTTGCCGAAGCGAACCGGAGATCATGTCAATCGCCTTCAAGGCGAGTGCGTCGGTTATCGGTTGGGCGCGTTTGGAGATGTATGCCTCTATTGCGTGCGTTAACGCATCCACACCGACCGCGGCGGTCAAATGCGGTGGGGTTGTTAGGGATAACAGAGGGTCCACCAGTGCAACAGATGCCAATAGGCACGGGCTACTGAGCATCATCTTGACGTTTCGTTCGGTATCGGTGATGACAGTAACCTTAGAGACTTCGCTACCCGTTCCGCCTGTGGTCGGTATCGCAATGAGAGGCGCGCCTGGATTCGGGATTTTATCCACCCCCATGTAATCGGCGAAGTCATCGTCGTTCGTCAGTTTCATGGCGATGCCTTTTCCGCAGTCGATCGCACTTCCGCCACCGATGCTTACGATGACATCACAGGCTTCTTCAGCATACTGCTTTAAGCCGTCTCGGACGTTCTGTAAAGTTGGATCGGGTGTTACATCGGAGAAGCACGTACTACTGATTCCAGCACCGTGTAAATTTTGAGCGATCTTGTCGGCGTATCCGATTTTAGCGATACCCGGATCTGTTACGATGAGCGCGTTCGTTGCACCGAGCCGTTGCGTCTGTTCGCCGACGCTCTCGGACGCGCCTGCGCCTGTAATTATTGTGGATGGGAGTGTTAATGTTCTATCCATTTTGAATTTTAGGGTAGGTTCATAGTAGTACGATTTATCGCACGTTAACAAAGGGCATTGTCCCGCAAGTCCACACGCGACTTGCGAATTGCCCTACTACAAACAGAATCATCTATACTGTGAAGTTTGACAAAGCATTAGTGTTGTAGGCAATTTTTAATTCCGCTAAGAGTTACAGCAGCCCAAGACGCTCAAGATCTGTTTCTGTCCATTGTACTTGTCGCCCAATAATAGCCCTGAGAGTACCAGGAGCAAAAGTTTGGCTCATTTTGTGAAGATGAATGGTTGTTGTCCGTCCATCTGGATGCGCAAAAAAGCGGCTTGCCCCTTTTCTTCTGGATTCATAAAAACCGTCTTGTTTTAAAGCACGTATTAATCTTCGCGCTGTCAGTGAACGTAAGCGACTATAATCAATGGGCATATTAAACAATTACAGCAATTAGAGGCACATCACTAACCTGAATTTGCGAACGAGATTCAGACAGGTTTTCTTCTTCATTTGCCAACAGAGACTCGAAATCAATTTCTTCTCCTTGCTCCAATAGATATTCAACAAGCAGCTCAACTGCGTCTTGCAGATTCTTTAAAGCCTCTCTTTGAGTATATCCCCAACTTGCCGCACCTTTATGCTCTAATGCTGGAATATACGCCCGCCAAACGGCTTTCTCATCTGGCTCATCTGGCCATTTGTCCTTTTCTAAGACAACCTGAAATGAGTATGTTTTCATTGTAATCACCCTAAGCTCCGTTTAAAAATTTCTCAAGATTTTTACCGATCGTTGGCGGTGGAAGTGCCTCGTTGTCGCGATGAAAGATTTCTATCCACTCATCAATAATCTCACATAACTGCCGATATACCTCAACTTCATCAGGACCATGGCAACATGGACCGATGATTCCGGGACAATACCCGATAAAGCATTCATCCTCGTCTGACCATTCAACAATTTTGATGTACTGTGCACTTTCAGTCATTTTTGAGACTGCCCCTATGTTGATGAAACCCGTTTTTCTCAAATCCACGATGAATTGTCGTATTTTCCTTGGCATAGAATACCATAAAGTTTATCGGATGTCCAATCTTGCCACGCCCATAG is a window from the Candidatus Poribacteria bacterium genome containing:
- a CDS encoding type II toxin-antitoxin system HicB family antitoxin — encoded protein: MKTYSFQVVLEKDKWPDEPDEKAVWRAYIPALEHKGAASWGYTQREALKNLQDAVELLVEYLLEQGEEIDFESLLANEEENLSESRSQIQVSDVPLIAVIV
- a CDS encoding iron-containing alcohol dehydrogenase, yielding MDRTLTLPSTIITGAGASESVGEQTQRLGATNALIVTDPGIAKIGYADKIAQNLHGAGISSTCFSDVTPDPTLQNVRDGLKQYAEEACDVIVSIGGGSAIDCGKGIAMKLTNDDDFADYMGVDKIPNPGAPLIAIPTTGGTGSEVSKVTVITDTERNVKMMLSSPCLLASVALVDPLLSLTTPPHLTAAVGVDALTHAIEAYISKRAQPITDALALKAIDMISGSLRQAWADGENIPARTDMMIGASIAGMAFSNSSVALVHGMSRPIGAYFHIHHGLSNSVLLRDVMEFSVVGAPDRFADIARAMGEPIDGLSPMKQADAAIDAVERLVTDIQMPRLGEIGIEKEKFEAVIEQMAKDAIASGSPANNPRQATVEEIIALYRKCFAPRDGDVETPDPSVKLQNAFSNLADSIDKLIN
- a CDS encoding addiction module toxin, HicA family — translated: MPIDYSRLRSLTARRLIRALKQDGFYESRRKGASRFFAHPDGRTTTIHLHKMSQTFAPGTLRAIIGRQVQWTETDLERLGLL